The DNA sequence GAGATTTTGCGGCGGACGCTTTTGCGTGACGAAAAAACGGTGATGCGTTAAGTTCGCTCCATGATGAATCGGCGCCAACGCCCTTTGATTTTTGCGGCTATGACGATATCTGCGGCCTGGCTGCTGGCGTGGGGCGGTTACACGTTGGCAAGCAATTCCAAGATGACCGCGGAGAAGTTGAGGACCTACGCGCAATCGGTGGAATTGGGCCGCTTGACGGGCAAGGCAAGGGCGGAAGCCATCAACCAACTTGCCTTCAAACTGAATGCCCTGGCTGCGGATGAGCGCCAACAAGCGAGAATGGACGGCGTCTTGCAAGGCTGGTTGGAACAAATGACGGAGGTAGAGAAGACCGCATTTATCGAAGCGACAATGCCGAACGGTTTCAAAGAAATGTTATCAGCATTTGAGAAAATGTCAGAGGAGAAACGACGCCGGGCGATCGGCGAAGCTCTGAAACGGCTCAAGGAAGTACGGGAGAATCTTCGCGAAAGCAGTCCGTCAGCGCCGGTAGCGGCGACCAATCGAGCTCCCGTCATCACACCGGAGGTGGAGAAACGCGTGCGGGAGATCGGCCTAAAATCATTCTACAACGAGAGTTCGGCCCAGACGAAAGCAGACTTGGCTCCGATACTGGAGGAGTTGCAACGCATGATGGAAAGCGGTGCAATAGCGCGAGGCGGACCGAAATGATCGAACTGCGGAATGTGCAAAAGAAATTCGGCGGCCGTCTGGCGGTTGACGACCTGACGCTAAACGTGCCTGCCGGCGAAATCTTCGGCCTGCTTGGCCACAACGGCGCTGGAAAGAGCACGGCCATTGGCATGATGCTTGGTCAAGTCTGGCCAACGGCGGGCGTCGTCAGGGTTTGTGGGTATGATGTCTCCGCGCACCGACAAAATGCGCTGCAAAAGGTCGGCGCGATTTTTGAAACGCCAGTGTTTTACGATTATCTGTCCGGCTGGAGCAATTTACAGATTTTGAGCCACTACACAGCGCCCACGCCGCCGGCACGCTTGCGCGAGGTTATTGATTGGGTTGGCCTGACCGGTCGCGAAAAATCCAAAGTCAAAACCTACTCGCACGGGATGCGGTCGCGGCTGGCCTTGGCGCAGGCGTTGTTGCCGAAACCGGAACTGCTTATTCTGGATGAACCGAGCGACGGTCTCGATCCGGAAGGCATCCACGAGATGCGGCAGACGATTCTGCGATTGCACCGTGAACTGGGTCTGACAATCCTGCTTTCCTCGCACCTGTTGAATGAAGTGGAACAACTCTGCACCCGCATCGCGGTTTTGAATCAAGGCCGAAAGGTTTTTGAAGGCACATTGAATGAAATTTCGCAGGGGCCAAAGTGGGTGCGTCTGCGGGTGGGAGACTTTGCCGATGCCGTCGCGCGACTCAGACAGGCACAAATGGTCCTCGACCAGCGCGACGGTCAATACGTGACGCTGGCGAGTGGGATCGACACGGATCAGGTGGTCAGGCATCTGGTAGGGCAGGGGATGCCGGTGTACGAAATCGCCCGGGAAAAACAGACGCTGGAAGACTTTTATCTGGCGTTGATGAAGAAGAATTAGGTGCAGCCTCTTATGTTTTACCTTCAACTGCGCAACGAACTCTGGAAACTCTTCGGCAAGAAGCGCACCTACATTGGTTTCGGGATGTTTTTGGTGGCTGAAATCGTTATTATCCTGATTTTCCGCTACTCGAACGCCACGCGCTGGATGAAGCGCACACTGGAGAACAATGGATTTGTGGCGGAACAGTTTCTCTCTGTGCTGACCATTGCTTCGTTGATGGTGATCATTATTTCTTACACGCTGTTGCCGCTTTATGTGGCGCTCGTGGGGGGGGACTTGGTGAGCAAGGAAGCCGAGGACGGAACTCTGCGCATGATTTTGTCCCGGCCCATTTCCAGGCTGCGCTTGCTGGGTTTGAAGTGGCTGGCCGGTTTCCTGTTTTCGATGGTGCTCGTGTTGTCGCTGGGACTATTCGGCCTGCTGTTTACCAACTTCTGGTTTCCTGCGGATGGGAGTCTGTTTGTTTCGCTCCCGGGCGAGCGAATCAACATTTTCCAAGCGGGGATGGGCTTGAAGCGTTACGCGGCGGCCCACCTGTTCATGGTTACCAAGGCCTGCACGGTGATGGGACTGGCCTTCATGTTTTCGTGTTTCAACATGAAACCCGCCGCCGCAACTATTCTTGCACTTTCGGTGATCATCATTAACGGGATCCTGATGGAGATTCCGTACTTCAAAGATTTGCAACAATGGTTCCTCACTTATCATCTGAACACCTGGCAGCTTCTGTTTGTGGAGAAAATTCCGTGGTGGAAAATCGGCGAATCACTTAGCATCCTGTTTGGCTTTAACGTGTCGTTTGTGGTCGTCGGTTGCACCGCATTTCACATGCGCGACATCAAGTCGTAACGCCATGTTGAACCCAGCCGCTGCGCGGCGAGCCTTGCGGCGGTGCAACGGGCTTATCGTGTTCACCGGTTCAAGAGGTCGTGAGTTTTTTTTGATTGGCGGCGAGCGTGCTTCCGCATCCACGGGCACACTCGCCGCCCTATGACTAAAACTACGTGTCCCTCCATCGCAAAATTCGCGGACTTTGTCCAACTCAAAGATTATCGCCCGCCCACCAAGGACGAGTACGTCCGTTA is a window from the Verrucomicrobiota bacterium genome containing:
- a CDS encoding ABC transporter permease subunit, translating into MFYLQLRNELWKLFGKKRTYIGFGMFLVAEIVIILIFRYSNATRWMKRTLENNGFVAEQFLSVLTIASLMVIIISYTLLPLYVALVGGDLVSKEAEDGTLRMILSRPISRLRLLGLKWLAGFLFSMVLVLSLGLFGLLFTNFWFPADGSLFVSLPGERINIFQAGMGLKRYAAAHLFMVTKACTVMGLAFMFSCFNMKPAAATILALSVIIINGILMEIPYFKDLQQWFLTYHLNTWQLLFVEKIPWWKIGESLSILFGFNVSFVVVGCTAFHMRDIKS
- a CDS encoding ABC transporter ATP-binding protein codes for the protein MIELRNVQKKFGGRLAVDDLTLNVPAGEIFGLLGHNGAGKSTAIGMMLGQVWPTAGVVRVCGYDVSAHRQNALQKVGAIFETPVFYDYLSGWSNLQILSHYTAPTPPARLREVIDWVGLTGREKSKVKTYSHGMRSRLALAQALLPKPELLILDEPSDGLDPEGIHEMRQTILRLHRELGLTILLSSHLLNEVEQLCTRIAVLNQGRKVFEGTLNEISQGPKWVRLRVGDFADAVARLRQAQMVLDQRDGQYVTLASGIDTDQVVRHLVGQGMPVYEIAREKQTLEDFYLALMKKN